Proteins encoded in a region of the Leishmania panamensis strain MHOM/PA/94/PSC-1 chromosome 7 sequence genome:
- a CDS encoding lipoate-protein ligase-like (TriTrypDB/GeneDB-style sysID: LpmP.07.1140): MWQTLRQRYRLQPTSLAAFLESNCTVSKSPTAALHRNSSLVVAETNSLCIFENLVAEESLARGLSLDKTQRLLLFYVNRPCVVVGRNQNLFQEVALRRAAADGVSVARRASGGGAVFHDEGNLCLCFITHRTRYAPEKTIQLIRLGLCVNYAIDPARLTTTRRHDLFLDGKKITGSAMRVQREIAYHHCTLLVDTPLASLGRYLHPEGEYVAFKTSSVGSVRSPVTTLAESVHIASGQGAMASLKRDMAEFFLTEGDRVLEAAAPWELDVRELRQTFATARHCCADTPLFSLDVVGAVAADMSFIEGEGRRAASGDLATLGEAVHKAASKDWAYAMPAFTSTVLLSSGELQRRLQALSVWPDVVRLSSLAEEQLLAALLQCVFADLVGCGEVVAETEVGLLLLTTVEHRLVTSVVVRRAPSTDAATRAVAPLGGYSGGWVERYLSALLIGHACDAAVEGLESLGDITAVVQGLLHETGSLSPELPDVARDAALLMVARVLLNVWRDKNVFDLSR, translated from the coding sequence ATGTGGCAGACTCTGCGGCAGCGATATCGTCTTCAGCCCACTTCCCTCGCAGCCTTCCTGGAGTCCAACTGCACGGTGTCGAAGTctccgacggcggcgctACACCGCAACTCGagcctcgtcgtcgccgaaACCAACAGCCTCTGCATCTTCGAAAACCTCGTCGCAGAGGAATCACTCGCTCGTGGTCTTTCCCTCGACAagacgcagcggctgctcctcttctacGTGAACCGCCCTTGCGTCGTGGTGGGCCGCAACCAGAACCTCTTCCAGGAGGTAGCGCTGCGGCGGGCGGCTGCCGACGGCGTTTCCGTCGCTCGCCGTGcctctggcggtggcgccgtctTCCATGACGAGGGGAACCTCTGCCTCTGCTTCATCACGCACCGCACACGCTATGCACCGGAGAAGACAATCCAGCTGATCCGCCTTGGGCTCTGTGTGAATTACGCGATCGACCCTGCACGGCTGACCACGACAAGGCGGCACGACCTCTTCTTGGACGGAAAAAAAATCACCGGATCTGCAATGCGGGTGCAGCGCGAAATTGCGTACCACCACTGCACGCTGCTCGTCGATACCCCACTGGCGTCGCTCGGTCGCTACCTTCACCCTGAAGGGGAGTACGTGGCGTTCAAGACGTCGTCGGTGGGCTCGGTGCGAAGCCCTGTCACCACACTCGCGGAGTCGGTCCACATTGCGAGTGGGCAGGGCGCCATGGCCTCACTCAAGAGGGACATGGCAGAGTTTTTTCTAACTGAGGGTGATCGAGTGctggaagcagcggcaccgtggGAGCTCGATGTGAGGGAGCTGCGGCAGACCTTCGCCACCGCacgtcactgctgcgcggacacgcctctcttttcccttgaTGTTGTCGGAGCCGTCGCGGCGGACATGTCTTTCATCGAGGGCGAGGGCAGGCGGGCGGCCAGCGGTGACCTCGCCACCCTTGGCGAGGCGGTTCACAAGGCTGCGTCGAAGGACTGGGCCTACGCGATGCCAGCCTTCACATCCACGGtgctcctcagcagcggtgagctCCAGCGGCGCCTACAAGCGCTTTCCGTTTGGCCGGATGTAGTGCGGCTATCCTCTCTCGCGGAGGAGCAGTTgctggcggcactgctgcaatGTGTCTTTGCGGACTTGGTCGGCTGCGGGGAAGTCGTGGCAGAGACCGAAGTGGGGTTGCTCCTACTTACCACGGTTGAGCATCGCCTCGTCACATCCGTTGTTGTGAGACGCGCGCCGTCGACAGATGCCGCTACTCGTGCTGTGGCGCCCTTGGGCGGGTACTCGGGAGGATGGGTGGAGAGGTACCTTTCGGCCCTGCTGATTGGCCACGCTTGTGATGCCGCTGTCGAAGGCCTGGAGAGCCTTGGCGACATCACAGCAGTCGTGCAGGGCCTCCTGCACGAGACGGGGTCACTCTCCCCCGAACTGCCTGACGTAGCCCGCGACGCGGCGTTGCTAATGGTAGCGCGAGTGCTTCTGAATGTGTGGCGTGATAAGAATGTCTTTGATCTCTCGCGCTAA